From Chaetodon auriga isolate fChaAug3 chromosome 10, fChaAug3.hap1, whole genome shotgun sequence, a single genomic window includes:
- the slc26a6.2 gene encoding solute carrier family 26 member 6, giving the protein MAERRRVGYNIHREILDEGAVDEMAEKSDSKTSLCEKVKKSVRCSGPRLKKCLLSSVPVLSWLPRYSLRDNALGDLISGISVGIMQLPQGMAYALLASVPPVFGLYSSFYPVLIYFIFGTSKHISIGTYAVMSVMIGGVTERLAPQSQFTTWDEMSNSSVVNDVAWNAEKVRIAAAVTLLSGIFQILLGLVQFGFVVTYLSEPLVRGYTTGAAIHVIVSQLKYTFGIDVKRHSGPLSLIYTVLEICHAIPQTNIGTLVVSIVAIVGLILAKEVNACLSKKLPVPIPVELLGVIVATVISWQCDLNAKYEVDVVGLIPSGLQPPVLPDVSLLGQVIGDAFALSVVGYGIAISLGRIFALKYGYSVDSNQELIALGLSNSVGGFFQCFTISCSMSRTMVQESTGGKTQVAGALSAIVILIITLWIGSLFENLPKAVLAAIIFVNLHGMMKQFMDIPALWRTNRVDMLVWVATFILTLLLNPDLGLAASIGFSILTVIFRTQLPKYSLLGQIPDTDIYRPMEDYKQVKPVPGILIFRSSATLYFANAEMYQDALGKKSGINITKMLSAKKKLEAKRKRHEKKLAKKAKKAAKKNAVDMREPEEQKDISTIEMDPEPDPSLPRAIILDLSPVNFLDTVGVKTLSRIRRDYGEIGIEVVLAGCQTGVVDNLQTGGFFNDKVTKSCLFYTVHDAVLHCQSPRTHSEDKGTTETYF; this is encoded by the exons AtggcagagaggagacgagTGGGCTACAACATCCACAGGGAGATCCTGGATGAAGGAGCGGTGGATGAGATGGCAGAAAAGTCTGACTCAAAAACTTCTCTGTGTGAGAAGGTCAAGAAGTCAGTGAG GTGTTCTGGTCCCAGGCTGAAGAAGTGCCTGCTGAGTAGTGTTCCTGTTTTATCATGGCTGCCTCGATACTCCCTCAGAGACAACGCTCTGGGTGATCTGATCTCTGGAATCAGTGTGGGGATCATGCAGCTGCCGCAGG GTATGGCCTATGCCTTGCTAGCATCTGTTCCTCCAGTCTTTGGCCTTTACTCCTCCTTCTACCCAGTCCTCATCTACTTCATCTTTGGCACATCCAAGCACATCTCAATCG GAACATATGCAGTGATGAGCGTGATGATAGGAGGAGTGACAGAGCGATTAGCCCCACAGTCACAATTTACAACATGGGATGAAATGAGCAACAGCAGCGTAGTTAATGATGTCGCCTGGAATGCAGAGAAGGTCCGAATCGCTGCAGCTGTCACCTTGCTGTCTGGAATATTTCAG ATTCTGCTCGGTCTAGTCCAGTTTGGCTTCGTTGTGACCTACCTGTCTGAGCCGCTGGTTCGAGGTTACACCACAGGAGCTGCCATCCACGTCATCGTGTCCCAGCTCAAATACACCTTTGGCATCGACGTCAAGAGACACAGCGGACCCCTCTCTTTGATATAt ACTGTGTTGGAGATATGTCATGCCATTCCACAGACAAACATTGGTACTCTTGTGGTCAGTATCGTCGCTATAGTTGGTCTCATCCTCGCGAAGGAGGTCAATGCATGCTTGAGTAAAAAGCTACCTGTTCCTATACCTGTGGAGCTGCTTGGT GTTATTGTTGCAACAGTCATCTCCTGGCAATGTGACCTGAACGCAAAGTACGAAGTGGACGTGGTGGGACTGATTCCCTCTgg CCTCCAGCCGCCTGTTCTTCCAGATGTCTCCCTGCTTGGCCAGGTGATCGGGGATGCCTTCGCTCTGTCTGTGGTCGGGTACGGCATCGCCATCTCACTGGGACGAATCTTTGCCCTAAAATATGGATACAGTGTGGACAGCAACCAG GAACTAATTGCCCTCGGTCTGAGTAACTCCGTTGGAGgatttttccagtgttttacCATCAGCTGCTCCATGTCTCGCACCATGGTTCAGGAAAGCACAGGGGGGAAGACTCAG gTTGCTGGAGCTCTATCAGCAATagtcatcctcatcatcacactctggaTTGGATCTCTGTTTGAAAATTTGCCGaag GCAGTGCTGGCCGCCATCATCTTTGTCAACCTCCACGGCATGATGAAGCAATTCATGGACATCCCTGCACTGTGGAGGACCAACAGGGTAGACATG ctgGTCTGGGTGGCCACCTTCATCCTCACCTTGCTGTTAAACCCTGACCTGGGACTGGCTGCTTCCATCGGTTTCTCCATTCTCACTGTCATCTTCAGGACACAGCT accTAAATACTCCCTATTAGGACAGATCCCAGACACTGACATTTACAGGCCAATGGAGGACTACAAGCAG GTGAAGCCGGTGCCAGGGATTTTGATCTTCCGTTCCTCTGCAACCCTCTACTTTGCCAACGCTGAGATGTACCAAGATGCTCTTGGAAAGAAG TCTGGAATTAACATCACCAAGATGCTGTCGGCAAAAAAGAAACTAGAGGCCAAAAGGAAGAGGCATGAGAAGAAACTGGCCAAGAAAGCCAAGAAAGCTGCCAAGAAGAATGCAGTGGACATG AGGGAgccagaggagcagaaggacaTTTCCACCATTGAGATGGATCCTGAGCCCGACCCCTCACTCCCCAGAGCCATCATCCTTGACCTCAGCCCTGTCAACTTCCTGGATACTGTGGGCGTCAAGACGCTGAGCAGG ATCCGGAGAGACTATGGGGAAATTGGCATAGAGGTGGTTCTCGCTGGCTGCCAAA cCGGTGTTGTGGACAACCTGCAGACTGGAGGTTTCTTTAATGACAAAGTGACAAAGTCCTGTCTCTTCTACACCGTCCATGACGCCGTTTTGCACTGTCAATCCCCCAGAACACACAGCGAAGATAAG GGGACCACAGAGACATATTTCTGA